In Schizosaccharomyces osmophilus chromosome 2, complete sequence, the following proteins share a genomic window:
- the eki1 gene encoding choline/ethanolamine kinase Eki1: protein MLHLDSVKMPVLSEEEDYCFDHTYVSDKCKSLLHSDDPDPVFRHKVLLAIHKLAIPTWSRVPVASHPTLIIKRISGALTNAVYYIAPPEGFKAIKLLLRIYGPNAELFINRLTELENLKRLARHSIGPRLLGEFGNGRFEQYMESTTLTAETIRDPICSIYVARRISELHYVIQLTPTEQYEMPNAWKFSFSWLPLARKNLQNRRHPLSITVNFLDAIERDFHNYFQWFTNWSNDKKHWASLQNVFSHNDTQYGNILQMKTKRRSFKPENKHHILVPVDFEYAGPNVRAYDIANYFAEWMANYHHPTQSHLMDRSRYPNFEARKRFYRAYIEQGAVFHKKLVVEDASELTSNLPEPLESEINTLVHQLEEAVRAVSPAVNAVWALWGVMQCEETDDEWEDLSVSSEQDKPDGSSPKADSINVPPIGSTSFDYINYSMEKFNLFYETSAALGLNANNRSTFPYD from the coding sequence ATGCTCCACCTTGATTCCGTAAAAATGCCTGTTTTATCCGAAGAGGAAGATTATTGTTTTGATCATACATATGTCTCCGACAAATGCAAAAGCCTATTACACAGTGATGATCCCGATCCCGTTTTTCGACACAAGGTTTTACTGGCAATTCACAAGTTAGCTATTCCTACTTGGTCCCGAGTACCAGTAGCTTCCCACCCTACACTCattattaaaagaatttctGGTGCGTTAACGAATGCCGTCTATTATATTGCCCCTCCTGAAGGCTTTAAAGCCATTAAGCTCTTGCTGCGTATTTACGGACCAAATGCCGAATTGTTTATCAATCGTTTGACTGAGCTTGAGAACCTGAAACGACTAGCCAGACATAGCATCGGTCCCCGTTTGCTTGGCGAATTCGGTAATGGGCGTTTTGAGCAATATATGGAGTCCACCACACTGACAGCCGAGACGATTCGGGATCCTATATGTTCTATTTACGTAGCACGCCGTATCTCTGAACTCCATTATGTTATACAGTTAACGCCCACAGAACAGTATGAAATGCCTAATGCATGGAAGTTTTCCTTTAGCTGGCTTCCTTTGGCCAGAAAAAACTTACAAAACCGAAGACATCCTTTGTCTATAACCGTAAACTTTTTGGACGCTATTGAAAGAGATTTCcataattattttcaatggtTTACTAACTGGTCTAATGATAAAAAGCATTGGGCCTCCTTGCAGAATGTCTTTTCCCACAATGATACCCAATACGGAAATATCTTGCAGATGAAAACTAAGCGTCGTTCTTTCAAAccagaaaataaacatcACATACTTGTTCCTGTTGACTTTGAGTATGCTGGTCCTAATGTACGAGCGTATGATATTGCAAATTACTTTGCCGAATGGATGGCAAATTATCATCACCCTACTCAAAGCCATTTGATGGATCGTTCTCGATATCCCAATTTTGAAGCTCGCAAGCGGTTTTATCGTGCTTATATCGAACAAGGTGCAGTATTTCATAAGAAATTAGTGGTAGAAGATGCTTCAGAATTAACTTCCAACCTTCCCGAGCCTCTTGAATCCGAAATTAATACTCTAGTACACCAGCTCGAAGAAGCAGTTCGTGCTGTTTCGCCGGCGGTTAATGCTGTTTGGGCTCTATGGGGCGTTATGCAATGCGAAGAAACCGACGATGAATGGGAAGATCTTAGCGTAAGCAGTGAACAAGACAAACCCGATGGTTCCTCTCCGAAGGCTGACTCTATTAATGTTCCTCCAATTGGCTCAACCTCCTTTGATTATATCAACTATAGCatggaaaaatttaatttattttacgaGACGAGTGCTGCTTTGGGTCTGAATGCTAACAACCGTTCGACCTTTCCTTATGATTAA
- the msa1 gene encoding RNA-binding protein Msa1, whose amino-acid sequence MDSSSSSPSPSPSPSLSPKANSNSPAVSPHSTESTTAHTNLPNQRGKPIACLFVGSLNSSLSESQLTVSVKNYFQKWGPLLHVKVLKDWLQRSYSFVQFASVDDASTALKEAQNALLDDRRIRIERAKVNRTIYLAHPSHLSNFSFSDIHQLLEPYGLIEELVKTKDSSGYLVRFVYRDDAISAFVSLRNSPYKVVWAENVSTKSVFRKKIPNSSFHNPPHGRPSKSSSSRSSSFVAQSSQRNPLTLKSFHNHSAPLSSNLPSLAPSTPISPSLATPTSATKYDDSSDMSTPNKSISSSYTSPYSHSKFTNKSPTISNPSLPSPKFPPSYLPSTHPYCQPLMPFVDPFSIFVDHLDSKSCTQNSLAELFSEYGNVLDCKFIRQSNKPAFAFLQFDSQQAAFNAVYHKPQPFFQKKPLRVKFRVLPRSAYPVSSYQYPMVPPSFLPSSNAIFPTVNSANHSSMPYPCHPSMASLSPPTTFGFQPDIMQPIYPFYPYPDFCYTPGNLYYYGASPPSHTVGSD is encoded by the coding sequence AtggattcttcttcttcttctccttctccTTCTCCTTCTCCTTCTCTCTCTCCCAAAGCAAACTCAAACTCGCCTGCCGTATCCCCACACAGTACGGAATCCACCACCGCCCATACCAACCTTCCAAACCAACGTGGGAAACCTATCGCTTGCTTGTTTGTCGGCAGCTTGAATTCTTCCCTCTCCGAGTCTCAACTCACCGTCTCTGTCAAAAattactttcaaaaatggGGTCCCTTGCTTCATGTCAAGGTCCTCAAAGATTGGCTTCAACGTTCCTACTCCTTTGTTCAATTCGCCAGCGTCGACGACGCTTCCACTGCCTTAAAAGAAGCTCAAAATGCTTTGCTCGATGATCGCCGAATCCGTATCGAACGCGCCAAAGTCAACCGTACCATCTACTTGGCCCACCCCTCCCATCtatccaatttttctttctcgGATATTCACCAGCTCCTCGAACCCTATGGCCTCATCGAAGAGCTcgtcaaaacaaaagattcCTCTGGTTACTTGGTTCGGTTTGTCTATCGAGACGATGCCATCTCGGCCTTTGTAAGCCTACGCAACTCTCCCTACAAAGTCGTTTGGGCCGAAAACGTCTCTACCAAATCTGtctttcgaaaaaaaatcccCAATTCCTCCTTCCATAATCCTCCCCACGGCCGCCCTTCtaaatcttcttcttcccgTTCTAGCTCATTCGTTGCACAAAGTTCCCAAAGGAATCCTCTCACTCTCAAATCTTTCCACAACCACTCCGCTCCTCTCTCCTCCAATCTCCCTTCTTTGGCTCCTTCTACCCCCATCTCGCCTTCTCTCGCTACTCCTACCTCTGCCACTAAATACGACGATTCTAGCGACATGTCTACCCCAAATAAATCCATCAGCTCTTCCTACACCAGCCCTTACTCTCATTCCAAgtttacaaacaaatctCCAACTATTTCCAACCCCTCTCTTCCTTCCCCCAAGTTTCCTCCTTCCTATCTTCCCTCCACCCATCCATACTGCCAACCCCTCATGCCTTTTGTCGACCCATTCTCCATTTTCGTCGATCATTTGGACTCTAAAAGCTGTACTCAAAACTCTCTCGCCGAACTTTTCTCGGAGTATGGTAACGTTTTGGATTGCAAATTCATCCGTCAGTCCAATAAACCTgcctttgcttttttgcAATTCGATTCCCAACAAGCTGCTTTCAACGCCGTTTACCATAAACCTCAACccttcttccaaaagaaacctCTGCGTGTCAAGTTTCGAGTTCTTCCCCGTTCTGCTTACCCTGTTTCTTCTTATCAGTATCCAATGGTTCCTCCTTCGTTTCTCCCTTCTTCAAATGCCATCTTTCCTACTGTAAACTCGGCGAATCATTCCTCTATGCCTTATCCTTGTCACCCATCCATGGCATCTCTAAGTCCTCCTACCACTTTCGGTTTCCAGCCGGACATAATGCAACCTATATACCCATTTTATCCTTATCCCGACTTCTGTTATACTCCTGGAAACCTATATTATTATGGAGCTTCTCCTCCTTCTCACACCGTTGGCTCTGATTAA